A DNA window from Hemiscyllium ocellatum isolate sHemOce1 chromosome X unlocalized genomic scaffold, sHemOce1.pat.X.cur. SUPER_X_unloc_3, whole genome shotgun sequence contains the following coding sequences:
- the LOC132808961 gene encoding heterogeneous nuclear ribonucleoprotein A3 homolog 2-like isoform X2: MEEPEQLRKLFIGGLSFETTDDSLRNHFEQWGRLTDCVVMRDPTTKRSRGFGFVTYSCVSEVDGAMSARPHKVDGRVVEPKRAVSREDSTRPGAHLTVKKIFVGGIKEDTEEHHLRDYFEKFGKIEVIEVMTDRQSGKKRGFAFITFDDHDAVDKIVVQKYHTVNGHNCEVRKALSREEMQNSGMNQRGRGSSGNFGRGNFGNSGNFGRGGGGGGNFGNRGGFGGSRGGGGNYGGCGDGYNGFGDGGGYGGGGGFGGGGGRGGPGYGGSPTYGNQGGGGYGGGGGSGSGYDGYGGGFGGNFGGGGGGGGNYNDFGNYPNQQSSNYGPMKGGGGGGYGGRSSAPYGGNYGSGGGGGGSYSRRF; encoded by the exons GAGCCTGAACAGTTGCGGAAACTGTTCATTGGTGGCTTGAGCTTTGAAACGACAGATGACAGTCTACGGAACCACTTTGAACAATGGGGCCGGCTGACGGACTGTGTG GTGATGAGAGACCCCACTACAAAACGCTCCAGGGGCTTTGGGTTTGTGACCTATTCGTGTGTCTCGGAGGTGGACGGTGCAATGTCAGCAAGGCCTCACAAGGTTGATGGACGTGTTGTGGAACCTAAACGGGCTGTATCGAGAGAG GACTCCACCCGGCCTGGAGCGCACCTGACTGTGAAGAAGATCTTTGTGGGCGGCATCAAGGAAGACACAGAAGAACATCATCTTCGGGATTACTTTGAGAAATTTGGCAAGATCGAGGTGATTGAAGTCATGACAGACCGCCAGAGTGGGAAGAAGAGGGGGTTCGCCTTCATTACGTTTGATGACCATGATGCTGTTGACAAGATTGTTG TTCAGAAGTACCACACAGTGAATGGACACAACTGTGAAGTTAGGAAGGCCCTTTCCCGTGAAGAGATGCAGAACTCTGGCATGAACCAGCGAG GGCGAGGAAGCTCTGGCAACTTTGGTCGAGGCAACTTTGGCAACTCTGGTAACTTTGgtcgtggtggtggaggaggaggcaACTTCGGTAACAGAG GTGGATTTGGTGGTtccagaggtggtggtggcaaCTATGGAGGCTGCGGTGATGGCTACAATGGTTTTGGTGATG GTGGTGGATACGGTGGTGGCGGTGgctttggtggtggtggtggccgTGGAGGTCCAGGCTATGGTGGCAGCCCAACATATGGCAACCAGGGTGGTGGCGGATatggcggtggtggaggcagcggCAGTGGATATGACGGCTATGGCGGTGGATTTGGTG GCAactttggaggtggtggtggcggCGGCGGCAACTACAATGACTTTGGCAACTATCCAAATCAGCAGTCGTCCAACTATGGGCCAATGAAGGGAGGTGGAGGCGGTGGCTATGGTGGTAGGAGCTCAGCACCTTATGGAG GTAACTATGGCTCcggaggagggggtggaggatCCTACAGTCGGCGGTTCTAA
- the LOC132808961 gene encoding heterogeneous nuclear ribonucleoprotein A3-like isoform X1, whose translation MEDSQEPEQLRKLFIGGLSFETTDDSLRNHFEQWGRLTDCVVMRDPTTKRSRGFGFVTYSCVSEVDGAMSARPHKVDGRVVEPKRAVSREDSTRPGAHLTVKKIFVGGIKEDTEEHHLRDYFEKFGKIEVIEVMTDRQSGKKRGFAFITFDDHDAVDKIVVQKYHTVNGHNCEVRKALSREEMQNSGMNQRGRGSSGNFGRGNFGNSGNFGRGGGGGGNFGNRGGFGGSRGGGGNYGGCGDGYNGFGDGGGYGGGGGFGGGGGRGGPGYGGSPTYGNQGGGGYGGGGGSGSGYDGYGGGFGGNFGGGGGGGGNYNDFGNYPNQQSSNYGPMKGGGGGGYGGRSSAPYGGNYGSGGGGGGSYSRRF comes from the exons GACTCTCAGGAGCCTGAACAGTTGCGGAAACTGTTCATTGGTGGCTTGAGCTTTGAAACGACAGATGACAGTCTACGGAACCACTTTGAACAATGGGGCCGGCTGACGGACTGTGTG GTGATGAGAGACCCCACTACAAAACGCTCCAGGGGCTTTGGGTTTGTGACCTATTCGTGTGTCTCGGAGGTGGACGGTGCAATGTCAGCAAGGCCTCACAAGGTTGATGGACGTGTTGTGGAACCTAAACGGGCTGTATCGAGAGAG GACTCCACCCGGCCTGGAGCGCACCTGACTGTGAAGAAGATCTTTGTGGGCGGCATCAAGGAAGACACAGAAGAACATCATCTTCGGGATTACTTTGAGAAATTTGGCAAGATCGAGGTGATTGAAGTCATGACAGACCGCCAGAGTGGGAAGAAGAGGGGGTTCGCCTTCATTACGTTTGATGACCATGATGCTGTTGACAAGATTGTTG TTCAGAAGTACCACACAGTGAATGGACACAACTGTGAAGTTAGGAAGGCCCTTTCCCGTGAAGAGATGCAGAACTCTGGCATGAACCAGCGAG GGCGAGGAAGCTCTGGCAACTTTGGTCGAGGCAACTTTGGCAACTCTGGTAACTTTGgtcgtggtggtggaggaggaggcaACTTCGGTAACAGAG GTGGATTTGGTGGTtccagaggtggtggtggcaaCTATGGAGGCTGCGGTGATGGCTACAATGGTTTTGGTGATG GTGGTGGATACGGTGGTGGCGGTGgctttggtggtggtggtggccgTGGAGGTCCAGGCTATGGTGGCAGCCCAACATATGGCAACCAGGGTGGTGGCGGATatggcggtggtggaggcagcggCAGTGGATATGACGGCTATGGCGGTGGATTTGGTG GCAactttggaggtggtggtggcggCGGCGGCAACTACAATGACTTTGGCAACTATCCAAATCAGCAGTCGTCCAACTATGGGCCAATGAAGGGAGGTGGAGGCGGTGGCTATGGTGGTAGGAGCTCAGCACCTTATGGAG GTAACTATGGCTCcggaggagggggtggaggatCCTACAGTCGGCGGTTCTAA
- the LOC132808963 gene encoding transcription factor NF-E2 45 kDa subunit-like, which produces MTVGLDEDGQLSAPDPPSLYALAPCCYDPPSATPDPDPDPYAPGPWTPCGLPLPQHRRPDPCPATPGPRGPQRAVYPLVGAAGWGGWAEPASQGPRAQQPLPPQGAQAKVRGAPGSSRDERRARALRLPLAAEEIVRLPVEDFNELATRYRLTEQQLALARDIRRRGKNKVAAQSCRRRKLEAIARLEAELRGLRAERSRLAAQRSQVRGELDQARARLGQLRDSLLSSLRDPRGRPYPRGAFELRQADDGEVYLVPRAPGAAGE; this is translated from the exons ATGACTGTG GGCCTGGACGAGGACGGACAGCTCTCAGCCCCGGACCCCCCCTCGCTGTACGCCTTGGCCCCCTGCTGCTACGACCCCCCCTCGGCGacccccgaccccgaccccgacccctaCGCCCCCGGGCCCTGGACCCCCTGCGGCCTCCCGCTCCCCCAGCACCGGCGGCCGGACCCCTGCCCCGCCACCCCTGGCCCCCGGGGGCCGCAACGCGCCGTCTACCCGCTGGTGGGCGCCGCGGGGTGGGGCGGCTGGGCGGAACCGGCCTCCCAGGGGCCCCGGGCCCAACAACCCCTCCCGCCCCAGGGCGCCCAGGCCAAGGTGAGGGGCGCGCCGGGTTCCAGCCGTGACGAGAGGAGGGCCCGGGCCTTGCGCCTCCCCCTGGCTGCCGAGGAGATCGTCAGGCTGCCCGTGGAGGACTTCAACGAGCTGGCCACCCGCTACCGGCTGACGGAGCAGCAGCTGGCCCTGGCCAGGGACATCCGCCGGCGCGGCAAGAACAAGGTGGCGGCCCAGAGCTGCCGCAGGAGGAAGCTGGAGGCCATCGCGCGGCTGGAGGCCGAGCTGAGGGGGCTGCGGGCCGAGCGGAGCCGGCTGGCCGCCCAGAGGAGCCAGGTCCGGGGGGAGCTGGACCAGGCCCGGGCGCGACTGGGCCAGCTCAGGGACAGCCTCCTCTCCTCGCTGAGGGACCCCCGAGGCCGGCCCTACCCCAGGGGCGCCTTCGAGCTGAGGCAGGCAGATGACGGCGAGGTCTACCTGGTTCCCCGGGCGCCAGGGGCAgctggggagtga